The Flavobacteriales bacterium genome includes a region encoding these proteins:
- a CDS encoding T9SS type A sorting domain-containing protein gives MKKFFSFIVFTFYVVSLNAQTPVKLNFKHLLGSEAFQFGQTTSNNLSEEFNVGRMEYYVSGISLTHDGGKKTNLSEIYILVNAGADDTTFLGNLNITTLEAVNFSIGVDPMVNNADPTQWPASHALSPKSPSMHWGWSSGYRFVAMEGKTGSSLATTFEIHALGNKNYFAVSIPHQGQKNGDDLVITVHADYTKAIENVSIASGLIYHGEDNEGLSLLRNFRTEVFSSPDGQKNTLAGINTISQNVINVFPNPSADGSFEIQNLTGESGLLELFDITGKRVLDVIISDKKSIGISGQLPGIYFVQIRYNTGLVVRDKLIVQ, from the coding sequence ATGAAAAAATTTTTCTCTTTTATTGTTTTTACATTTTATGTTGTTTCTCTCAACGCTCAAACTCCGGTAAAGCTAAACTTTAAGCATTTGCTTGGTTCGGAGGCATTTCAGTTTGGCCAAACAACTTCCAATAACCTGTCAGAAGAATTTAATGTAGGCAGAATGGAATATTATGTATCGGGAATAAGTTTGACCCATGATGGTGGCAAAAAAACAAATCTTTCGGAAATATACATTTTGGTAAATGCAGGTGCAGACGATACGACTTTTTTAGGAAATTTAAACATTACCACCCTTGAAGCGGTCAATTTTTCTATTGGAGTTGACCCCATGGTAAACAATGCCGATCCAACGCAATGGCCTGCCTCTCATGCCTTGTCGCCCAAATCTCCATCAATGCATTGGGGCTGGAGCAGCGGCTATCGATTTGTGGCTATGGAGGGCAAAACTGGCTCATCGCTTGCCACTACTTTTGAAATTCATGCCCTCGGAAATAAAAACTATTTTGCGGTTTCCATTCCACATCAAGGGCAAAAAAATGGAGACGATTTGGTAATTACCGTTCATGCGGACTACACCAAAGCTATTGAAAATGTGAGCATTGCGTCGGGGTTAATTTATCATGGAGAAGACAATGAAGGATTATCTCTATTAAGAAATTTCAGAACAGAAGTGTTTTCATCTCCTGATGGTCAAAAAAACACGCTTGCCGGAATAAATACTATCAGCCAAAATGTTATAAATGTATTTCCCAATCCATCTGCTGATGGAAGTTTTGAGATACAAAACTTGACTGGAGAAAGCGGTTTGCTTGAATTATTCGACATTACCGGAAAACGGGTCTTGGATGTGATTATTTCAGACAAAAAATCTATCGGAATAAGTGGTCAACTTCCCGGAATTTATTTTGTACAAATTAGATACAACACCGGCTTGGTAGTGCGAGATAAATTGATAGTTCAATAA
- a CDS encoding helix-turn-helix transcriptional regulator, translating to MNTLLYNSTYTRKMLRMAEILRTMAHPVRLDILKLLKENDQMNVSAIQERLDCGCEQSMLSHHLNKMKDKGIVTSVKDGKFIYYTIEDELIKDLLNCIDKETSE from the coding sequence ATGAACACGCTCTTGTACAATTCTACCTATACCCGAAAAATGCTTCGCATGGCCGAAATATTGCGAACTATGGCTCACCCTGTTAGGTTGGATATTCTAAAACTTTTAAAAGAAAATGACCAAATGAACGTGTCTGCCATTCAAGAAAGGTTGGATTGCGGCTGTGAGCAATCCATGCTATCTCACCATCTAAATAAAATGAAGGACAAAGGCATTGTGACATCCGTTAAAGACGGAAAATTTATCTATTATACCATTGAAGATGAATTGATAAAAGACCTCCTAAATTGTATCGATAAGGAAACTTCTGAATAA
- a CDS encoding sulfite exporter TauE/SafE family protein, with product MFTYEFIGYFVSVLIGVSLGLIGGGGSILAVPMLTYLFMIEEKSATAYSLFIVGSTALVGGLQKLLKGKVHLPTIAYFGIPAVVGISLMRFFVVPNIPTHLFSIGDFEVTRRLLMLGLFAFLMIPAAMFMLKKDKAVSDDSIALNTTNRFLMIIQGLLVGGITGLVGAGGGFLIIPAIMALAKLDMKTAVSTSLIIVMLNSFSGFFIGDAFRQSIDWNFLFKITGLALIGIFVGMGLGNYIDGKKLKKGFGYFIVAMAAFIFYMEIFVKH from the coding sequence ATGTTTACGTATGAATTTATAGGGTATTTTGTTTCGGTGCTTATAGGCGTTAGCCTCGGTTTGATTGGCGGGGGAGGCTCCATTTTGGCTGTTCCAATGCTTACCTATTTGTTTATGATTGAGGAAAAATCGGCCACGGCTTACTCCTTATTCATTGTTGGAAGCACCGCTTTGGTGGGTGGTTTGCAAAAACTATTAAAGGGCAAAGTACACTTGCCAACCATTGCATATTTTGGCATTCCGGCGGTGGTTGGCATTAGCCTGATGCGATTTTTTGTTGTTCCCAATATTCCAACACATTTATTTTCTATCGGAGATTTTGAGGTAACAAGAAGGCTACTCATGTTGGGGCTATTTGCCTTCTTAATGATTCCGGCAGCTATGTTCATGCTGAAAAAGGATAAAGCTGTTTCGGATGATTCCATTGCACTTAATACCACAAACCGTTTTTTAATGATTATTCAGGGATTGTTGGTTGGGGGCATTACCGGATTGGTGGGAGCGGGAGGAGGATTTTTAATCATTCCGGCCATTATGGCGTTGGCAAAATTGGATATGAAAACGGCCGTTTCTACATCGCTTATAATCGTTATGCTCAATTCGTTTTCAGGGTTTTTTATTGGCGATGCCTTCCGACAATCAATCGATTGGAATTTTCTTTTTAAAATAACCGGATTGGCGTTGATAGGTATTTTCGTTGGAATGGGTCTTGGCAACTATATAGATGGGAAAAAATTAAAAAAGGGTTTTGGGTACTTTATCGTAGCCATGGCAGCCTTTATTTTTTATATGGAAATTTTCGTAAAACATTAG
- a CDS encoding NAD(P)/FAD-dependent oxidoreductase: protein MNSKHQIVVIGAGTGGLTVAAALKKANSALDVVIIDPAETHWYQPAWTLVGANAFDFKKTGRPMKDLIPNGVKWYKNKVVDLSGENQTVTLDNGDVLSYDVLVASPGIQIDLNGIEGLEEAIDTDSVCSNYVDPQKTWRVLQEFKGGNAVFTQPTTPIKCGGAPQKIMYLADDYFRKSGKRDKAKIIFATPGSVIFGVPDFAKTLMQVIARKEIILKTFYAPVKIDSKAKVITFKYTQPNFNDCIINKNDSINEVVSNAETTIDMPYDMLHLAPPQSAPDFIKKSDLANAGGWIDVNHHTMQHNKFKNVFGLGDAAALPTAKTGAAIRKQAPVVVENVLNLISGKDSLNSDYNGYSSCPLVTGYGKMVLAEFGYDNVRMSDPFLSKFVDTTKENWSMWLLKKYGLPYLYWNKMMKGNTKF, encoded by the coding sequence ATGAACTCAAAACATCAAATCGTAGTAATTGGAGCAGGAACAGGCGGATTAACCGTGGCTGCTGCCCTAAAAAAAGCAAATTCTGCCTTAGACGTGGTTATTATTGATCCTGCCGAAACCCATTGGTATCAACCTGCCTGGACTCTTGTGGGAGCCAATGCGTTTGACTTTAAGAAAACAGGTAGGCCCATGAAAGACCTTATTCCTAACGGGGTGAAATGGTATAAAAATAAAGTGGTTGACCTTTCGGGCGAAAACCAAACAGTGACGCTGGACAACGGTGATGTATTGAGTTATGATGTTTTGGTGGCTTCGCCGGGCATACAAATAGATTTGAATGGAATAGAAGGCTTGGAAGAAGCCATTGATACCGATAGTGTTTGTTCAAACTATGTTGACCCGCAAAAAACATGGCGGGTTTTACAAGAGTTTAAAGGCGGAAATGCCGTTTTTACACAACCAACCACGCCTATTAAATGTGGTGGTGCACCTCAAAAAATTATGTATTTGGCTGATGATTACTTTAGAAAAAGTGGTAAACGAGACAAAGCCAAAATCATTTTCGCCACCCCGGGCAGCGTAATTTTTGGTGTACCCGATTTTGCAAAAACCTTGATGCAAGTAATTGCCAGAAAAGAAATTATCCTCAAAACGTTTTATGCTCCGGTAAAGATTGATTCAAAGGCTAAAGTAATTACCTTTAAATATACCCAACCCAATTTTAACGATTGCATTATAAACAAGAATGATTCAATAAATGAAGTGGTTTCAAATGCCGAAACAACCATTGATATGCCGTATGACATGTTGCATTTAGCTCCGCCGCAATCTGCTCCCGATTTTATCAAAAAATCTGATTTGGCCAATGCCGGAGGTTGGATTGATGTAAACCATCATACCATGCAGCACAACAAGTTTAAAAATGTGTTTGGATTGGGCGATGCTGCCGCATTGCCAACGGCCAAAACCGGTGCAGCTATTCGCAAACAAGCCCCGGTAGTGGTTGAAAACGTGTTAAACTTAATTTCCGGAAAAGACAGTTTAAATTCCGATTATAACGGTTATTCATCGTGTCCGCTGGTAACAGGCTATGGCAAAATGGTTTTGGCCGAGTTTGGATATGACAATGTGCGAATGAGCGACCCTTTCCTTTCAAAATTTGTAGATACTACAAAAGAGAATTGGAGTATGTGGTTGCTTAAAAAATATGGTTTGCCCTATTTGTATTGGAATAAAATGATGAAAGGAAACACCAAATTCTAA
- a CDS encoding MBL fold metallo-hydrolase: MNIEQIYTGCLAQGAYYISSNGEAVIIDPLREVQPYIKRAEADGVKIKYIFETHFHADFVSGHKDLAEKTGATIVYGPTGMKVGFDAHIGSDGELFKVGDVSFELLHTPGHTMESSTFLLRDENGKEVAIFTGDTLFIGDVGRPDLAQKVIADLTQDKLARHLFNSLRNKIMPLPNDVIVYPAHGAGSACGKNLSKETSDTLGNQKATNYALRADMTEDEFVAEVLDGLMPPPGYFPKNVMMNINGYESIDSVLKKGTTAYSVDEFEDVVNETGALILDTRSAQVFKDGFVPNSIFIGIDGGFAPWVGTLIEDIEQPILLVAEAGREEEIVTRLSRVGYDNCLGYLKGGFEAWKAAGKEVDTIESISAEEAYDRYNAEHLAIVDVRKASENYSERIADAINAPLDYVNDSMSKLDKTKPYLVHCAGGYRSMIFNSILRARGFENLIDIKGGFKAIKDSHKFKLTDYVCPSTML, translated from the coding sequence ATGAATATAGAACAGATTTATACAGGATGTTTGGCACAAGGTGCTTATTACATAAGCTCGAATGGGGAAGCAGTGATTATTGACCCGCTTCGCGAAGTGCAGCCGTATATAAAAAGAGCAGAAGCCGATGGTGTAAAAATCAAATATATTTTCGAAACGCATTTTCATGCCGATTTTGTTTCGGGTCATAAAGATTTGGCCGAAAAAACAGGGGCTACCATCGTTTATGGTCCTACCGGAATGAAAGTGGGTTTTGACGCACACATTGGGTCGGATGGTGAACTATTTAAAGTAGGCGATGTTAGTTTTGAACTACTCCACACTCCAGGACATACTATGGAAAGTTCAACTTTTTTGTTGCGGGATGAAAACGGAAAAGAGGTAGCTATTTTCACAGGCGATACCCTGTTTATTGGCGATGTTGGCCGCCCGGATTTAGCTCAAAAAGTAATTGCCGATTTAACTCAGGATAAATTGGCGAGACATTTATTCAATTCGCTTCGCAACAAAATTATGCCTTTGCCAAACGATGTAATCGTTTATCCGGCACATGGTGCGGGCTCTGCCTGCGGCAAAAATTTGAGCAAAGAAACATCGGATACTTTGGGCAATCAAAAAGCAACAAATTATGCGTTGCGAGCCGATATGACAGAGGATGAATTTGTAGCCGAAGTGTTGGACGGATTAATGCCTCCTCCCGGATATTTTCCAAAAAATGTGATGATGAACATCAACGGATACGAAAGCATTGATTCGGTATTAAAAAAGGGAACAACCGCCTATAGTGTAGATGAATTTGAAGATGTGGTAAACGAAACTGGAGCGTTGATTTTAGATACCCGTTCGGCACAGGTTTTTAAAGATGGTTTTGTGCCAAATTCCATTTTTATTGGTATCGACGGTGGTTTTGCTCCGTGGGTAGGCACATTAATAGAAGATATAGAGCAACCCATTTTATTGGTAGCCGAGGCGGGCAGAGAAGAAGAAATCGTTACCCGACTATCAAGAGTGGGCTACGACAATTGCTTGGGCTATTTAAAAGGTGGATTTGAGGCTTGGAAAGCTGCCGGCAAAGAAGTGGATACCATCGAAAGCATTTCGGCAGAAGAAGCCTACGACAGATACAATGCTGAGCATTTGGCAATTGTAGATGTGCGAAAAGCCTCAGAAAACTATTCAGAGCGTATTGCTGATGCCATCAATGCACCGCTCGATTATGTAAATGATTCGATGAGTAAATTGGATAAAACAAAGCCCTATTTGGTGCATTGTGCAGGAGGTTATCGCTCCATGATTTTCAACTCTATATTAAGAGCTCGAGGCTTCGAGAATCTTATTGATATTAAAGGTGGCTTTAAAGCCATTAAAGATAGTCACAAATTTAAACTTACCGACTACGTTTGTCCTTCAACCATGTTGTAG
- a CDS encoding right-handed parallel beta-helix repeat-containing protein: MKLHKLILSISFALFSFMATGQTTLMGGDMSGTLTKAGSPYKIKGDIRIPKDSMLTLEAGVTLDFDSAKLIRVDGCLRSLGTAQNPNVFTCSDSLIGWLGMFFLDNSEQDTSIFEHTLFEYTGTPRSPSQSVYFGTKQHSNGEFFRPFLITSWDGAYQKYENCVFRRLWYLLDIINGSVEWNKCQFKENKMAFGLYSNGAFGSIYKSFYKFSNCKFNDNNTQGLLAGGNKSYGNLGGFVDCEIFNNGWLEIEMDNTSMPIKNCTWKNNGCYPLRLAGGNESLIENCVFDGTFGSCPNAGDIWVHGDASKSVIKNCVFKNKSSLITSITSTSGSPLILNCTFENNYNALFFNSGSSNNRVVNCSFINHEGAINAIADVVILNCNFSNNKNRIKDPFNEKTNDSLSGALVSSGGKITCYNSIFSGNTNFFGKNLNFSIWGNELNHKFYNCLFEGGRQSVNRTKYKSYNFAGLIQDCDTVTYPNFIDTANDNYHLVNNCSGLPVGFNKGYTGKIAMSYAGNSQADILAFIGQDLDGNNRIYDDTVDIGPYEINALASRIDIINDLTDKNACNNSAVTFKAKAASIGTLWEWQKSTNGTNWSFAGNKADSLLLNNVQLSDSGTQYRIKWLNACNVEKISSTGVLLVHSPVEVNLPEVDTIIQHNTKQLDAGAGFATYQWSTGATTQKITVVADQLGIGNHSFWVNTTDANGCQSTDSMVVTVTKNVGIINLHEEIEVYPNPVTDQLNVNFNGTGVYTITDLRGVVVQTGNMDKKQNTLDVSALPDNLYILKIMTEENIYVARFYKVE; this comes from the coding sequence ATGAAACTTCATAAACTGATTTTATCAATTTCTTTTGCCCTATTTTCATTCATGGCCACAGGCCAAACTACCCTAATGGGTGGCGACATGAGCGGAACACTAACAAAAGCGGGTAGCCCCTACAAAATTAAGGGAGACATACGCATACCGAAAGACTCCATGCTGACTTTAGAAGCAGGTGTTACGTTAGATTTTGATTCTGCCAAGCTGATTCGGGTGGACGGTTGCCTTCGCTCGTTAGGCACTGCACAAAACCCGAATGTGTTTACGTGTTCTGATTCGCTGATAGGTTGGTTGGGAATGTTCTTTTTGGATAATAGCGAGCAGGATACTAGTATTTTTGAGCATACCCTATTTGAATACACGGGTACACCTCGTTCTCCTTCACAAAGCGTTTATTTTGGTACAAAACAACATAGTAATGGAGAATTTTTTAGACCCTTTTTGATAACTTCTTGGGATGGAGCCTATCAGAAATATGAGAACTGTGTTTTTCGAAGACTTTGGTATCTTTTGGACATTATTAATGGGTCAGTAGAGTGGAATAAATGTCAGTTTAAGGAAAACAAAATGGCCTTTGGTCTTTATTCCAACGGAGCCTTCGGTAGTATTTACAAGAGTTTTTATAAGTTTAGTAATTGCAAATTCAATGACAATAATACTCAAGGATTATTAGCGGGAGGAAATAAATCATACGGTAATTTAGGTGGTTTTGTTGATTGTGAAATTTTTAACAACGGATGGTTGGAGATAGAAATGGACAACACTTCTATGCCCATCAAAAACTGTACATGGAAAAACAACGGCTGCTATCCCTTGCGGTTGGCCGGAGGAAATGAGTCGTTGATAGAAAACTGCGTTTTTGATGGCACCTTTGGTTCTTGCCCGAACGCTGGTGATATATGGGTGCATGGCGATGCCAGTAAATCCGTAATCAAAAATTGTGTTTTTAAGAATAAAAGCTCACTTATTACTTCAATTACAAGCACTTCTGGGTCACCGTTAATTCTTAACTGTACCTTCGAAAATAACTATAACGCCTTATTCTTCAATTCGGGATCTTCAAACAACAGAGTGGTTAATTGTTCTTTTATTAATCATGAAGGTGCGATAAATGCTATTGCGGATGTAGTTATTCTCAATTGTAACTTTTCCAATAATAAAAATCGTATTAAAGATCCTTTTAATGAGAAAACAAATGATTCACTCTCAGGAGCATTGGTGTCATCAGGTGGAAAAATTACCTGCTACAACTCCATCTTTTCAGGAAATACGAATTTTTTTGGTAAGAATCTTAATTTCTCTATTTGGGGAAATGAGTTAAATCATAAATTCTACAATTGCCTTTTTGAGGGTGGACGACAAAGCGTTAATCGAACCAAATACAAATCATACAATTTCGCAGGTCTTATTCAAGATTGTGACACCGTAACCTACCCAAACTTTATCGACACGGCCAACGACAATTACCATTTGGTTAACAATTGCAGTGGTCTTCCTGTTGGGTTCAACAAAGGCTATACAGGCAAAATAGCCATGAGCTATGCCGGAAACAGTCAGGCAGATATTTTAGCATTCATAGGTCAAGATCTTGATGGTAACAACCGTATCTATGACGACACGGTGGATATTGGCCCTTATGAAATTAATGCTTTGGCCAGCCGTATAGACATCATCAACGACTTAACCGACAAAAATGCCTGCAATAATTCGGCGGTTACCTTCAAAGCAAAAGCCGCCAGTATTGGCACACTTTGGGAGTGGCAAAAAAGTACCAACGGTACCAATTGGAGTTTTGCCGGAAACAAGGCCGACTCGCTATTGCTCAACAATGTTCAACTAAGCGATAGTGGAACACAATACCGTATAAAATGGCTCAACGCCTGCAATGTCGAAAAAATATCATCAACAGGTGTGTTGCTTGTGCATAGCCCCGTGGAGGTAAACCTGCCCGAGGTGGATACGATAATACAACACAACACCAAACAGTTAGATGCCGGAGCCGGCTTTGCAACCTACCAATGGAGCACGGGAGCAACAACCCAAAAAATAACCGTAGTTGCCGACCAGTTAGGAATAGGAAACCACAGCTTTTGGGTAAATACCACCGATGCCAATGGCTGCCAAAGCACCGACAGCATGGTGGTAACCGTTACCAAAAACGTGGGCATCATCAACCTACACGAAGAAATAGAGGTGTACCCAAACCCAGTTACCGACCAATTAAACGTAAACTTTAATGGCACGGGCGTTTACACCATTACCGATTTGCGGGGTGTAGTTGTGCAGACAGGCAACATGGACAAAAAACAGAATACGTTAGACGTGTCGGCACTACCCGACAACCTTTACATATTAAAAATAATGACAGAGGAAAACATATATGTAGCGAGATTTTATAAGGTGGAATAG
- a CDS encoding YiiD C-terminal domain-containing protein, translating into MTNKQLRKANWQLFLFGLAKIPLVRFVRPRIIELTDKKVSIKIPMKRRNRNHVNSMYLGVLTVGADLACGFLTFYKLEKSNIKAPLVFKSMKAEYLKRAEADVYFDCSDGEMIDSMLSELQNTQDRINQMLKVNAYCNGELVATFDMEVSLKMISRNK; encoded by the coding sequence ATGACCAATAAACAATTGAGAAAAGCCAACTGGCAGTTGTTTTTGTTTGGGTTGGCCAAAATACCTTTGGTTCGGTTTGTAAGGCCACGTATTATCGAGCTTACCGATAAAAAAGTGAGTATAAAAATTCCGATGAAAAGACGCAACCGAAACCATGTAAACAGCATGTATTTGGGTGTGCTGACTGTGGGTGCCGATTTGGCTTGCGGTTTTTTAACTTTTTACAAACTGGAAAAATCAAACATCAAAGCCCCGTTAGTTTTCAAGTCAATGAAAGCTGAGTATTTGAAGCGAGCAGAAGCTGATGTTTATTTTGACTGTTCGGACGGGGAAATGATTGACAGCATGCTCTCTGAGCTTCAAAATACCCAAGATAGAATAAATCAAATGTTGAAAGTTAATGCCTACTGCAACGGCGAATTGGTGGCTACTTTTGATATGGAGGTTTCGTTGAAAATGATTTCTCGAAATAAATAA
- a CDS encoding nitronate monooxygenase, producing MQELKNYGLSKLLGIDYPIIMAPMFLVSDEKMLIAASKVGISGCVPALNYRTTTELEKAILTLKSQAKPFGINLIVNKSNFRYEEQLELCCNLGVDYIITSLGNPKETIEKAHAAGIKVFCDVTDLEYAKKVEQLGCDAVIAVNNQAGGHAGNISPEELIKTLKQHIGIPIISAGGVGNYDTLKQKLDWGADGVSVGSIFIASIEAPVSQDYKQAIVDYKAHDIVMTTKLSGTPCTVIKTPYIEQIGTEQNGIERFLNRNKKIKKWMKAFTFIKGMKRLQNAAFGATYKTVWCAGPTIEFVSEIKPISEIVSQLTTPENDQ from the coding sequence ATGCAGGAATTAAAAAATTACGGCTTATCGAAATTATTGGGAATTGACTATCCTATAATTATGGCTCCCATGTTTTTGGTGAGCGATGAAAAAATGCTTATTGCTGCCTCCAAAGTTGGAATATCTGGGTGCGTACCCGCTTTAAATTATCGAACAACAACTGAACTGGAAAAAGCCATTTTGACTCTAAAAAGTCAAGCCAAACCTTTTGGAATTAATTTAATTGTCAATAAATCCAATTTTAGGTATGAAGAACAACTTGAATTGTGCTGTAATCTTGGGGTGGATTATATCATTACCAGTCTGGGCAACCCAAAGGAAACAATCGAAAAAGCCCATGCCGCTGGCATAAAAGTATTTTGTGATGTAACGGATTTGGAATATGCCAAAAAAGTGGAACAATTGGGTTGCGATGCTGTGATTGCCGTAAACAACCAGGCAGGTGGACATGCCGGAAATATCTCGCCGGAGGAGTTGATTAAAACGTTAAAACAGCATATAGGCATTCCCATTATTTCAGCCGGTGGAGTGGGCAATTATGACACGCTAAAGCAAAAACTTGACTGGGGAGCAGATGGCGTTTCTGTTGGAAGTATTTTTATTGCATCCATCGAAGCTCCAGTTAGCCAAGATTATAAGCAAGCCATTGTTGACTATAAAGCCCATGATATTGTGATGACCACTAAACTGAGTGGTACGCCCTGCACGGTTATAAAAACACCTTATATTGAACAGATTGGAACAGAACAAAATGGTATCGAACGATTTTTAAACAGAAATAAAAAGATAAAAAAATGGATGAAGGCCTTCACCTTTATCAAAGGAATGAAACGGCTTCAAAATGCTGCGTTTGGTGCTACCTACAAAACGGTTTGGTGTGCAGGCCCAACCATCGAATTTGTATCGGAAATTAAACCCATCAGCGAAATTGTTTCTCAACTTACAACCCCAGAAAATGACCAATAA
- a CDS encoding T9SS type A sorting domain-containing protein → MKHLPIQLLAVLTSILTFSSVSALHFSQSSDAYNHLYEINKEWQHHVTDAPDEQKSFPTDNDRIQYHLNQVVAILSKNTPKGFDQTALKHRQDLLNQLSDYAAKKIFPTNHYHRERTPYFIDNFGVHCAVGYLIAVSGHEELANRIKQEHNYDYIRDIKTDGLAEWASNYGFMVEELKWVQPTYGEPSIHYKAIQNGPTNYTTVWGFEKSANDEILFFGNLWQLGDSVCNGIGKIIGDQCSCYASGVNGSISDLAILPTKAVAVGTFNDSLKNEFPVAIWHNNLWQYSVPQNLKSIFGQSVQKMDSQNVQINMYNSVSKNSSVWNFNVSTLEWTELLRFKGVVKAFESTSYGIVYVGDFTEYSVFENNIWKKAIAKNILIKNDEGFQTFPYDDVSIAINTVVEYNGQLYFGGYGKDRVTSPAIFSYDGIFRSVNIDIGDTANISKLYFHPNGDLLVLGNYRSQWYGLKPEFIDFLSLFSEVKTKTTIQYEETESIVQFYYFVYDIIFTDANVYVGGNFTELKDIFGNHWVNANSLAVGSYTSSINNLKKLNTYKFYPNPVTDIIKIEKATNHSQYRVLSVSGQEILKGEIISNQIGGLDVLVKGIYVVEIQNDNELMSFKIIKE, encoded by the coding sequence ATGAAACATTTACCAATCCAACTGTTGGCTGTGCTTACTTCAATTTTAACTTTTTCTTCGGTTAGTGCTTTACATTTTTCTCAATCTTCCGATGCGTACAACCATTTATACGAAATCAACAAAGAGTGGCAGCATCATGTAACAGATGCTCCGGATGAACAAAAATCTTTTCCGACTGACAACGACCGAATCCAGTATCATCTAAATCAAGTGGTTGCCATTCTTTCCAAAAACACTCCCAAGGGTTTTGACCAAACCGCTTTAAAACATCGGCAAGATTTGCTGAATCAGCTCAGCGATTATGCCGCAAAAAAGATTTTTCCAACCAACCATTATCATCGAGAGCGAACACCCTATTTTATTGACAACTTCGGCGTTCATTGTGCTGTTGGGTATTTGATTGCTGTTTCCGGCCATGAGGAATTGGCAAACAGGATAAAGCAAGAACACAACTATGATTATATTAGAGATATTAAAACCGATGGTTTAGCAGAATGGGCGTCCAATTATGGTTTTATGGTTGAGGAGTTGAAGTGGGTACAACCGACGTATGGGGAACCAAGCATTCATTATAAGGCTATACAAAATGGGCCAACGAATTACACCACTGTTTGGGGGTTTGAAAAATCAGCCAATGACGAAATACTTTTTTTTGGAAACCTTTGGCAACTTGGCGACTCTGTTTGCAATGGAATTGGCAAGATAATAGGCGACCAATGTTCTTGCTATGCTAGTGGTGTTAATGGTAGTATTTCTGATTTAGCCATACTTCCGACGAAGGCAGTGGCCGTTGGAACATTTAATGACAGTTTAAAAAATGAATTTCCCGTGGCCATTTGGCACAACAATTTATGGCAGTATTCAGTGCCACAAAATCTTAAATCTATATTTGGCCAATCAGTCCAAAAAATGGATTCTCAAAACGTCCAGATTAATATGTACAACTCGGTTTCCAAAAACAGTAGTGTATGGAATTTTAATGTTTCCACACTTGAATGGACAGAGTTGTTACGGTTTAAGGGTGTGGTGAAAGCTTTTGAATCAACGAGTTATGGAATAGTGTATGTTGGTGATTTTACTGAATATTCTGTGTTTGAAAACAATATTTGGAAGAAAGCAATTGCCAAAAATATTCTAATTAAAAATGACGAAGGTTTTCAAACGTTTCCATACGATGATGTTTCAATTGCTATAAATACCGTAGTTGAGTACAACGGTCAACTATATTTTGGAGGGTATGGGAAGGATAGAGTTACATCACCGGCAATTTTTAGCTATGATGGTATTTTTCGTTCAGTAAACATCGATATTGGCGATACCGCAAATATTTCAAAGCTATATTTTCATCCAAATGGAGACCTATTGGTGTTAGGGAATTATCGCTCGCAGTGGTATGGTTTAAAGCCAGAGTTTATAGATTTCTTAAGTCTTTTTTCTGAAGTAAAAACCAAAACAACTATTCAGTACGAAGAAACGGAGTCAATTGTTCAGTTTTACTATTTCGTTTACGATATAATTTTCACCGACGCAAATGTATATGTTGGGGGAAATTTTACAGAATTGAAAGATATATTTGGAAATCATTGGGTGAATGCAAATTCATTGGCTGTTGGTAGTTACACTTCAAGCATTAACAATCTGAAGAAATTAAACACCTATAAATTCTACCCAAACCCTGTAACAGATATCATAAAAATTGAAAAAGCAACAAATCATAGCCAATATCGGGTGTTGAGCGTCAGCGGTCAAGAAATTCTGAAAGGCGAGATAATCTCGAACCAAATTGGAGGTTTGGACGTGTTGGTCAAAGGAATTTATGTGGTTGAAATACAGAACGACAACGAATTAATGTCATTCAAAATAATAAAGGAGTAA